One region of Quercus lobata isolate SW786 chromosome 2, ValleyOak3.0 Primary Assembly, whole genome shotgun sequence genomic DNA includes:
- the LOC115972727 gene encoding uncharacterized protein LOC115972727, translated as MPNIQREINKKRETTLHIAAAANQENFVKNLVNVMSSDDLKAVNIVGNTALTYAAATGNVNIAKVMLDKNQDLEKLCSGVRPLFMAAVLRHSQMVQFLYSWRKVSQWCGNEQLELFITCVKGDLYGVALDMLKANPNFATAKNEDGEIALHVLAHNPSAFVSGSQLGLLRRHLDIPWLKLKRENSKQSQAHELFNLCLDAYVVDVENINEIPEISQVLFVAAEVGNVEFLVKLIRFDFDLLWKIDNERSIFHIAVEQRHESIFNLLIGSIRDIIVDGINEDGNNILHLAAELAPQEKLNAISGAALQMQRELLWFKEVEKIVKPSYKEMKNEKGETPYVLFAMEHEDLRKEGEKWMMNTAKSSMVVATLISSIMFSGLPTDGLSHNSKKYNLELAYSVSSATALFCSSTSLIMFLCILTSRYSYDDFLVSLPIKLMTGVTTLFISIAAMMVAFSASFCLINHDHQGFPFIAFLFGLFAFVPILYVFLKYRQFVDIIQSTCCRFQPRQRLL; from the exons ATGCCAAACATTCAAAgagaaattaataagaaaagagAAACCACTCTACATATTGCTGCTGCAGCAAACCAAGAAAACTTTGTGAAGAATTTAGTGAACGTAATGAGTAGCGATGACCTAAAAGCTGTAAACATTGTTGGGAACACTGCCTTGACCTACGCTGCTGCAACTGGAAATGTGAATATTGCTAAGGTAATGCTGGACAAAAATCAAGATTTGGAAAAACTATGTAGTGGTGTGAGACCACTCTTTATGGCTGCTGTGTTACGACACAGCCAGATGGTGCAGTTTCTTTATTCTTGGAGAAAGGTTTCCCAATGGTGTGGAAATGAACAGCTTGAACTATTTATCACTTGTGTTAAGGGAGACTTATACG GAGTAGCCTTAGACATGCTGAAGGCTAATCCTAATTTTGCTACTGCTAAAAACGAAGATGGAGAGATTGCATTGCATGTGTTAGCTCACAATCCTTCGGCATTTGTTAGTGGAAGTCAACTAGGGTTATTAAGGAGACACCTTGATATTCCAT GGTTGAAATTAAAACGCGAAAACTCAAAGCAATCTCAAGCCCATGAACTGTTTAATCTATGTCTTGACGCTTACGTCGTTGATGTTGAGAATATAAATGAAATCCCAGAGATTTCACAAGTTCTATTTGTTGCAGCAGAAGTAGGCAACGTTGAGTTCTTGGTCAAGCTTATTCGTTTTGACTTTGACCTATTATGGAAAATAGATAACGAAAGAAGCATATTTCACATTGCTGTTGAGCAGCGCCATGAAAGCATCTTCAATTTACTGATAGGCTCAATTAGAGATATTATAGTAGATGGAATAAATGAAGATGGGAACAACATATTGCATTTAGCTGCAGAATTGGCACCTCAAGAGAAGCTAAATGCTATATCAGGAGCAGCTCTTCAAATGCAGCGAGAATTATTATGGTTCAAG GAGGTTGAAAAGATTGTAAAACCTTCGtacaaagaaatgaaaaatgaaaaaggggaAACACCGTATGTGTTATTTGCGATGGAACACGAGGATTTAAGGAAGGAAGGAGAGAAGTGGATGATGAACACAGCTAAGTCATCTATGGTGGTTGCAACACTAATTAGCTCCATAATGTTTAGTGGCCTACCAACTGATGGATTGAGTCATAACTCTAAGAAATACAATCTTGAGTTGGCCTATTCAGTTTCAAGTGCTACAGCATTGTTTTGCTCGTCAACATCCCTGATAATGTTCTTGTGCATCCTTACCTCGCGTTATTCATACGATGACTTTCTTGTATCTTTACCAATTAAGTTGATGACTGGAGTCACTACACTTTTCATCTCAATTGCTGCCATGATGGTCGCGTTTTCTGCATCCTTTTGTTTGATTAATCATGATCATCAGGGATTCCCGTTTATTGCTTTTCTGTTTGGGTTATTTGCATTTGTGCCAATCTTATATGTGTTTCTGAAGTACCGCCAATTTGTTGACATAATTCAATCTACCTGCTGTCGGTTTCAGCCACGTCAGCGTCTACTTTAA